A single Filimonas effusa DNA region contains:
- a CDS encoding TonB-dependent receptor has translation MRWLTACAFFLLLLQLTTFSTFAYTGDENGDKNGQIKGKIKTTDENPASAVSVLIKGTRKYAISAADGSFSFDNVKPGNYQLEVSLVGYDNTVVPVTVTAEATATVDITLTVSDLQLQEIIVKSGKSAYNTKQLSSTLRLNEPLLETPQNIQIISNKVMADQQIISMSDGLVRNVSGLMRLEHWGDMYTNITARGSRLSAFRNGMNAITSYWSPLTEDMSFVDHVEFVKGPAGFMMSVGDPAGIYNVVTKKPTGVTKGEASISMGSYDFYRAALDFDGKLDKQGKLMYRLNLMGQEKKSFRAYEYNNRYSIAPVISYKLDENTTLTAEYIHQHVKTSNVGSYYVFSTKGYAVMPREFTTLDPGIEPTYINEKIGTVSLSHKFNDNWKLFAQASYYDYSGTGSSMWPAAVGADSMIRSVSIWDAKSTAKYGQMYLNGDVQTGLVHHRILAGIDANDKGYMADWNQAHNLDRPDAKFSFDNPSYGAPSNGYPVWDRTTPLVQRAGKYGTVDQSLVGLYVQDELGFLNNQLRLTLAARYTHVTQTEYGATAKKNKFTPRIGLSYSVTPGTSVYALYDQAFVPQSGVRKDGKDVQPLTGNNMEVGIKRDWAEGKWSTNLSVYRILRNNNNTTDPSDITGVYIVQLGQTRAQGLELDIRGEIASGLTLTANYAFTDNQITKTDTSAASKATIGNKVPGFAKHTANAWLNYKLQEGALKGLGFSAGFTFMADRSTWVWSSNRNDALPDYTKFDGGIFWEHDKFRVNLNVFNLADKYLYTGSSYGSYVYWQAEAGRNWRMSINYRF, from the coding sequence ATGAGATGGCTGACTGCTTGCGCATTCTTCCTGCTCCTTTTGCAGTTAACAACTTTCTCCACCTTTGCCTATACAGGAGACGAAAACGGAGATAAGAACGGCCAGATCAAAGGAAAAATAAAAACAACAGACGAAAACCCCGCATCAGCAGTATCTGTCCTCATTAAAGGAACAAGAAAATATGCAATATCTGCTGCCGACGGCAGCTTCAGCTTCGATAACGTAAAACCCGGTAACTACCAGCTGGAAGTGAGCCTGGTGGGATACGACAATACGGTAGTGCCCGTTACTGTAACAGCAGAAGCCACCGCCACTGTAGATATTACGCTTACCGTATCCGATTTACAGCTCCAGGAAATTATTGTGAAATCGGGAAAAAGCGCCTACAACACAAAACAGTTGTCTTCAACCTTACGATTGAATGAACCGCTGCTGGAGACGCCTCAGAATATCCAGATCATCAGCAATAAAGTCATGGCCGATCAGCAGATCATCTCTATGAGTGACGGCCTGGTTCGCAATGTGAGCGGTCTTATGCGCCTCGAACACTGGGGTGATATGTATACCAACATCACTGCACGTGGCAGCAGGTTATCTGCGTTCCGTAACGGCATGAATGCTATTACCTCGTACTGGTCTCCACTTACAGAAGATATGAGCTTTGTTGATCATGTTGAATTTGTAAAAGGCCCCGCCGGCTTCATGATGTCTGTTGGCGATCCCGCCGGTATCTACAACGTAGTAACTAAAAAGCCTACCGGGGTAACCAAAGGAGAAGCCAGTATTTCGATGGGTAGTTACGATTTCTATCGCGCTGCACTGGACTTCGATGGCAAACTCGACAAACAGGGTAAACTCATGTACCGCCTGAACCTGATGGGGCAGGAGAAGAAGTCGTTCCGTGCGTACGAGTATAATAACCGTTACAGTATTGCCCCGGTTATTAGCTATAAACTTGATGAGAATACCACGCTTACCGCAGAATACATTCACCAGCACGTTAAAACTTCGAACGTAGGCAGCTATTATGTATTTTCTACGAAAGGTTATGCCGTAATGCCCCGCGAATTCACCACATTGGATCCGGGAATAGAACCTACCTATATCAATGAAAAAATTGGTACGGTAAGTTTATCGCATAAGTTCAACGACAACTGGAAATTATTTGCACAGGCTTCGTATTACGATTACTCCGGTACCGGCTCTTCCATGTGGCCTGCAGCTGTAGGCGCCGATAGTATGATCCGCAGCGTTAGCATCTGGGATGCTAAAAGTACTGCGAAATACGGGCAGATGTACTTGAATGGCGATGTACAAACCGGCCTCGTACATCACCGTATACTCGCTGGCATCGACGCTAACGACAAAGGTTACATGGCCGACTGGAACCAGGCGCATAACCTGGACAGGCCCGATGCGAAGTTTAGTTTCGACAATCCTTCTTATGGCGCTCCGTCTAACGGTTATCCTGTTTGGGATAGAACTACGCCGCTGGTACAGCGCGCTGGTAAATATGGAACCGTAGATCAAAGTCTCGTAGGTTTATATGTTCAGGATGAACTGGGATTCCTGAATAACCAGCTTCGTTTAACACTCGCAGCACGTTATACGCATGTAACCCAAACGGAATACGGCGCTACTGCAAAAAAGAATAAGTTTACTCCCCGTATCGGATTAAGCTATTCTGTTACCCCCGGCACATCGGTTTACGCTTTATATGATCAGGCTTTTGTGCCGCAGTCAGGTGTTCGTAAAGATGGAAAGGATGTACAGCCTTTAACAGGCAACAATATGGAAGTAGGCATTAAACGTGATTGGGCCGAAGGTAAATGGAGCACCAACCTCTCTGTTTACCGCATCCTGCGCAATAACAATAATACTACCGACCCCAGCGATATCACCGGCGTTTACATTGTTCAGCTGGGACAAACAAGAGCACAGGGACTGGAACTGGATATCCGCGGCGAAATTGCATCGGGACTAACCCTTACTGCCAACTATGCTTTCACCGATAACCAGATCACAAAAACCGACACCAGCGCAGCCAGCAAAGCAACCATTGGCAATAAAGTGCCTGGTTTCGCAAAACATACCGCTAACGCATGGCTGAACTATAAACTACAGGAGGGCGCGTTAAAAGGACTGGGCTTTTCTGCCGGCTTTACTTTCATGGCCGATCGCAGTACATGGGTGTGGAGCAGCAACAGGAACGACGCCCTGCCCGATTATACTAAATTCGATGGCGGCATTTTCTGGGAACACGACAAATTTCGAGTTAACCTGAATGTATTCAACCTGGCCGATAAATACCTCTATACCGGCTCTTCTTACGGAAGCTACGTGTACTGGCAGGCAGAAGCCGGACGTAACTGGCGTATGAGCATCAACTACCGTTTCTAA
- a CDS encoding flavin monoamine oxidase family protein, giving the protein MKEKTNRDKLIIVGGGAAGLLAAKELCNDHAVTVLEARPAIGGRMLAGGAEFVHGRLPLTLDLLKVAGISYTAVAGRFFHVSDGKWQPDADMIEGWDGLLAQMASLKTDTTMTSFLDIHYPGAGYAGFRDEVKSFVAGYDLADPNTVSVQALYREWSHEDEVNFRIAGGYNALIDYLARCCYDADCEIVTGKTVYEVVWGPGEVKVVTTDGSIYEATKLIVTIPLWLLQKGAIHFSPRLPQYEAAAQQIGWGTVIKVILTFKTAFWQKQQEDIGFIFSDEVIPTWWTQAPDEQPVLSGWLGGPSAKEYAGYTDEMLLQTALACLARIFDLEISDLEEHLDNGAIFNWQNDVFTKGAYSYDLPGSAAARQLLNKPVADTLYFAGEALYDGNSPGTVEAALTTGKNVAARIGGSV; this is encoded by the coding sequence ATGAAGGAAAAGACAAACCGGGATAAACTCATTATTGTTGGCGGCGGAGCAGCAGGTTTGCTGGCGGCGAAAGAGTTGTGTAATGATCATGCCGTTACCGTGCTTGAAGCAAGGCCTGCCATAGGCGGCCGGATGCTTGCCGGCGGAGCAGAATTTGTACATGGCCGGCTTCCCCTAACCCTCGACTTGCTGAAGGTTGCAGGAATATCTTATACGGCAGTTGCGGGCCGCTTTTTTCATGTAAGCGATGGGAAATGGCAACCCGATGCAGATATGATTGAAGGATGGGATGGATTATTGGCACAAATGGCCTCTCTTAAGACAGATACGACCATGACTTCTTTTCTCGACATACACTATCCGGGAGCGGGTTATGCCGGTTTCCGGGACGAGGTAAAGTCGTTTGTAGCGGGTTACGACCTCGCAGACCCCAATACCGTAAGCGTACAGGCGCTTTACCGGGAATGGTCGCATGAAGATGAGGTGAATTTCAGGATAGCGGGCGGCTATAATGCTTTGATCGATTATTTAGCAAGATGCTGTTATGATGCTGATTGTGAGATAGTTACAGGAAAAACAGTGTATGAAGTTGTGTGGGGGCCAGGTGAGGTGAAGGTAGTTACAACAGATGGCAGCATTTATGAGGCAACGAAGTTGATAGTTACCATTCCTTTGTGGTTATTGCAGAAAGGCGCTATTCATTTTTCGCCAAGGTTACCGCAATATGAAGCTGCTGCGCAACAGATTGGATGGGGTACGGTTATAAAAGTGATACTAACATTCAAGACAGCCTTCTGGCAAAAACAGCAGGAGGATATTGGATTTATATTCAGTGATGAAGTTATTCCCACCTGGTGGACACAGGCGCCCGATGAGCAACCGGTATTAAGCGGCTGGCTGGGTGGGCCGTCGGCGAAGGAGTATGCGGGCTACACGGACGAAATGCTGTTACAAACGGCGTTAGCGTGCCTGGCAAGAATATTTGACCTGGAGATCTCCGACTTAGAGGAGCACCTGGACAATGGCGCCATCTTCAACTGGCAGAACGATGTTTTTACTAAAGGAGCCTATAGTTATGATCTTCCGGGTTCTGCTGCTGCGCGGCAGTTACTGAATAAACCTGTTGCAGATACGCTTTATTTTGCCGGGGAAGCGTTGTACGATGGTAATAGTCCGGGGACTGTGGAGGCGGCGCTGACCACGGGTAAAAATGTTGCCGCACGCATTGGCGGTTCGGTTTAG
- a CDS encoding GNAT family N-acetyltransferase translates to MQLQRITAADDSVMDFIQQLYEASFPIEERRLFTAVKELLLNSQMRLVLVTNEARAPVGFVIYWQFDDFVFIEHLAIDAAFRSLGFGKKIIQQLLEGANGCCLLEVEHAHDTDSEKRIRFYQRLGFHFNEEVYFQPAYHEGGQPVPMLLLSNSSLLPEKLAQFIKELKQTVYSIREPL, encoded by the coding sequence ATGCAATTGCAACGGATAACAGCGGCCGATGACAGCGTTATGGACTTCATACAGCAATTGTATGAGGCCAGCTTTCCTATAGAGGAAAGGCGGCTATTTACAGCTGTAAAAGAACTCCTGCTCAATAGCCAGATGCGTCTTGTATTAGTAACAAATGAGGCGCGGGCGCCCGTAGGGTTTGTGATCTACTGGCAATTCGATGATTTTGTCTTTATAGAACATCTAGCCATCGATGCCGCTTTCCGCAGCCTTGGATTTGGCAAAAAGATCATACAGCAATTACTTGAGGGGGCCAATGGCTGTTGTTTACTGGAAGTGGAGCATGCGCATGACACAGACAGCGAAAAAAGGATCCGGTTTTATCAGCGGCTAGGTTTTCATTTCAACGAGGAGGTTTATTTCCAACCTGCCTATCATGAGGGTGGGCAGCCCGTACCCATGTTGTTATTATCGAATTCCAGCTTATTGCCGGAGAAGCTGGCACAATTTATTAAAGAGTTGAAGCAAACCGTTTATTCAATCAGGGAACCGTTATGA